The Lysobacter panacisoli genome includes a window with the following:
- the rsgA gene encoding ribosome small subunit-dependent GTPase A, whose protein sequence is MISAFDALRAIGWPLGADEPAPSGAHPEDAIWRELMAAHPQARPARVVEQHRSGYVVADGPEHSYRVESLPEWQRPPGFRKGTVGIDQRPGVGDWLLVEGRKAVALLPRRTTIKRGAAGEHYQQQLIAANVDTVFVVCGLDADFNPRRIERYLLLVRGGGVEPVIVLTKADQTAAIDADGAMAALVELAAQGVAVRAVNAKDPDSVATLDEWLGPGRTAVLIGSSGAGKSTLTNTLLGIERMKTGEVREHDSRGRHTTTHRALIPLPTGACLIDTPGMRELKPTGEEDVAENFSDIEVLAEQCRFRDCKHAKEPGCAVRAAIEGGKLDPQRFANYLKLSDEVAGAANRLAHRRAQKAEEKVLGKALNKRLDEKYGKH, encoded by the coding sequence TTGATCTCCGCGTTCGACGCGCTCCGCGCGATCGGCTGGCCGCTGGGCGCGGACGAGCCGGCGCCTTCCGGCGCGCACCCCGAAGACGCGATCTGGCGCGAGCTGATGGCCGCACATCCGCAGGCCCGTCCGGCGCGGGTGGTCGAACAGCACCGCAGCGGCTACGTCGTCGCCGACGGTCCGGAGCATTCCTACCGGGTCGAATCGCTGCCCGAATGGCAGCGCCCGCCGGGTTTCCGCAAGGGCACTGTGGGCATCGACCAGCGCCCCGGCGTGGGCGATTGGCTGCTGGTCGAAGGTCGCAAGGCCGTGGCGCTCCTGCCGCGTCGCACTACGATCAAGCGCGGCGCGGCCGGCGAGCACTACCAGCAGCAGCTGATCGCAGCCAACGTCGACACCGTGTTCGTGGTGTGCGGGCTGGACGCCGACTTCAACCCGCGCCGGATCGAGCGCTACCTGCTGCTGGTCCGCGGCGGCGGCGTGGAGCCGGTGATCGTGCTGACCAAGGCCGACCAGACCGCCGCGATCGACGCCGATGGCGCGATGGCCGCGCTGGTCGAGCTGGCCGCGCAGGGCGTGGCCGTGCGCGCGGTCAACGCCAAGGATCCGGACAGCGTGGCCACGCTGGACGAATGGCTCGGCCCGGGCCGCACCGCGGTGCTGATCGGCAGCTCCGGCGCCGGCAAGTCCACGCTGACCAACACCCTGCTCGGCATCGAGAGGATGAAGACCGGCGAGGTGCGCGAGCACGACTCGCGTGGTCGCCATACCACCACCCACCGCGCGCTGATCCCGCTGCCGACCGGCGCCTGCCTGATCGACACGCCCGGCATGCGCGAGCTCAAGCCGACCGGCGAGGAAGACGTCGCCGAGAACTTCAGCGACATCGAGGTCCTGGCCGAGCAGTGCCGCTTCCGCGACTGCAAGCACGCCAAGGAGCCCGGCTGCGCCGTGCGCGCGGCGATCGAAGGCGGAAAGCTCGATCCGCAGCGCTTCGCCAACTACCTGAAGTTGAGCGACGAAGTGGCCGGCGCGGCGAACCGCCTCGCCCACCGCCGCGCGCAGAAGGCGGAAGAGAAGGTGCTCGGCAAGGCGCTCAACAAGCGCCTGGACGAGAAGTATGGAAAGCATTGA
- a CDS encoding TonB-dependent receptor family protein, giving the protein MLALAVTLACATPARAQDAATTLDTVEVLGARQPLTRFPGSVSVIDGDALRAGQRQVSLAESLVRAPGVTVLDRQNYAQDLQVQSRGFGARSTFGIRGIKLIVDGVPSSALDGQGQAASFPLSALDRIQVLRGPLALQYGNAAGGAIVGETALDGEHAIEANGWIGSRASARLAAGIEGANASDTWRWRALGSAFTTGGERPHSSAQRAQLDAVAQWSPDADSRLRLVGGGLSQPYTDDPLGLTRAQWQRDPHGTDPVAEQFDTRKKIDNAQLGARWEDAYAPGREYWIGGYAVARDVVQFLAIPVVAQRAPSSAGGVIDLGRRSTGVDAGHRWSGDAGAMTLGVESGWLDEQRRGYENFVGDQLGVRGRLRRDEDNRIRSNEAFALGEWRIAPQWTALGAVRHARLDFSSDDHYIAPGNGDDSGDLDYSETATALGVSRGFTHGEVYASLGRGFETPTVTELAYRPDGGAGFNTALQPAHFDSAELGARWRFDAHNASLAIYRIDGEDEIVPADNRGGRASFANAGRTRREGIEAGFDGRLHPQWSYALTFNWLRARFTEAFRYRVLSGGVEQLQVVDAGNRIPGIPRADGYAELAWNSRDARTVAALEMRASDGMPTDDRNTDATPGYATFALRLQWRAANTGWHAFARADNLFDRDYVGSVIVNEGNARYFEPGLGRGFTLGLGWDG; this is encoded by the coding sequence GTGCTGGCGCTTGCGGTGACGCTGGCCTGTGCGACGCCCGCCCGGGCGCAGGACGCGGCGACCACGCTGGACACGGTGGAAGTGCTCGGCGCACGCCAGCCGCTCACCCGTTTCCCCGGTTCCGTCAGCGTGATCGACGGCGACGCGCTGCGTGCGGGACAGCGACAGGTATCGCTGGCGGAGTCGCTGGTGCGCGCGCCCGGCGTGACCGTGCTCGATCGCCAGAACTACGCGCAGGACCTGCAGGTGCAGAGCCGCGGCTTCGGCGCGCGCTCCACCTTCGGCATTCGCGGAATCAAGTTGATCGTCGATGGCGTGCCATCGTCCGCACTCGACGGCCAGGGCCAGGCGGCGAGTTTCCCGCTGAGCGCGCTCGACCGCATCCAGGTGCTGCGCGGGCCGCTCGCGTTGCAGTACGGCAACGCGGCCGGTGGTGCGATCGTCGGTGAGACCGCGCTCGATGGCGAACACGCGATCGAGGCAAACGGCTGGATCGGTTCCCGCGCCAGCGCGCGCCTCGCCGCCGGCATCGAAGGCGCGAACGCGAGCGACACATGGCGATGGCGCGCGCTCGGCAGCGCGTTCACCACCGGCGGCGAGCGCCCGCACAGTTCGGCGCAGCGCGCGCAGCTCGATGCGGTGGCGCAGTGGTCGCCGGACGCGGATTCGCGTCTGCGCCTTGTCGGCGGCGGATTGAGCCAGCCGTACACCGACGACCCGCTCGGCCTCACGCGCGCGCAGTGGCAGCGCGATCCGCACGGGACCGATCCGGTCGCGGAGCAGTTCGACACGCGCAAGAAGATCGACAACGCGCAGCTCGGCGCACGCTGGGAAGACGCGTACGCGCCGGGTCGCGAGTACTGGATCGGCGGTTATGCCGTCGCGCGCGACGTGGTGCAGTTCCTCGCGATTCCCGTCGTCGCGCAGCGCGCGCCGAGCAGCGCGGGCGGCGTGATCGACCTCGGCCGTCGTTCGACGGGCGTCGATGCGGGCCATCGCTGGAGCGGCGATGCCGGCGCAATGACGCTCGGCGTCGAGAGCGGATGGCTCGACGAACAGCGTCGCGGTTACGAGAACTTCGTCGGCGATCAGCTCGGTGTGCGCGGCCGCCTGCGTCGCGACGAGGACAACCGCATCCGCAGCAACGAGGCGTTCGCGCTGGGAGAATGGCGCATCGCGCCGCAATGGACCGCGCTGGGCGCGGTGCGGCACGCACGACTCGATTTCTCCTCCGACGATCATTACATCGCGCCCGGCAACGGCGACGACAGCGGCGATCTCGATTACAGCGAGACGGCCACCGCGCTGGGCGTGTCGCGCGGCTTCACGCACGGCGAGGTGTACGCGAGCCTCGGCCGCGGCTTCGAAACGCCGACGGTGACGGAACTCGCGTACCGCCCCGACGGTGGCGCCGGATTCAACACGGCGCTGCAACCGGCGCATTTCGACAGCGCGGAGCTCGGTGCGCGCTGGCGTTTCGACGCGCACAACGCGAGCCTCGCGATCTACCGCATCGACGGCGAAGACGAGATCGTGCCTGCCGACAACCGCGGCGGCCGCGCAAGTTTCGCCAACGCCGGCCGCACTCGACGCGAGGGCATCGAGGCGGGCTTCGATGGCCGCCTGCATCCGCAGTGGTCGTACGCGCTCACCTTCAACTGGCTGCGCGCGCGTTTCACCGAAGCGTTCCGCTATCGCGTGCTGAGCGGCGGCGTCGAACAGCTGCAGGTGGTGGACGCAGGCAATCGCATTCCCGGCATTCCGCGCGCGGACGGCTACGCGGAACTGGCCTGGAACTCGCGTGATGCGCGCACCGTCGCCGCACTGGAGATGCGCGCCAGCGACGGTATGCCCACCGACGACCGCAACACCGATGCCACGCCCGGTTACGCGACGTTCGCACTGCGCCTGCAGTGGCGTGCGGCGAACACCGGCTGGCATGCGTTCGCGCGCGCGGACAACCTGTTCGACCGCGACTACGTCGGCTCGGTGATCGTCAACGAAGGCAACGCACGCTACTTCGAACCGGGCCTTGGCCGCGGCTTCACGCTCGGACTCGGCTGGGACGGATGA
- a CDS encoding pyridoxal phosphate-dependent aminotransferase — MSLPPVKTRERLSEVRYEIRGELARRARELEAQGRRLIKLNIGNPGAFGFRAPEHLQRAIADRISDTDPYTHQQGLPAAREAIAAFHKQRGTPNASPERVFVGNGVSELIDLSLRALLNPGDEVLLPSPDYPLWSAATILNDGRPVYYRCLPENGFLPDPDEIASLISSRTRAIVLINPNNPTGAAYPRELLEKIVAIAQRHKLLLMCDEIYDSILYGDAQFTPIAPIAGDLPCLSFGGLSKVHRACGWRVGWAVLSGDPVASGNLHHAMDLLGALRLCANVPGQFAIEAALHGEDTIAPLCAPGGRLFEARRAVIESVAQSSHLQLVAPAGALYAFPAVTGAAANGFDDHRFALELLETEDVLVVPGSSFNVPYRNHFRVTLLPQPDDLREVFRRIERLLDRYAQSESGAQAAVA, encoded by the coding sequence ATGTCCCTGCCTCCCGTGAAGACCCGCGAACGCCTCTCCGAAGTCCGTTACGAAATCCGCGGAGAACTGGCCCGGCGAGCTCGCGAGCTGGAGGCCCAGGGGCGCAGGCTGATCAAGCTCAACATCGGCAATCCGGGCGCATTCGGTTTCCGCGCGCCGGAGCACCTGCAGCGCGCGATCGCCGACCGCATCTCCGACACCGATCCGTACACCCACCAGCAGGGCCTGCCGGCGGCGCGCGAGGCCATTGCTGCGTTCCACAAGCAGCGCGGCACTCCGAACGCGAGTCCGGAACGCGTGTTCGTCGGCAACGGCGTGAGCGAGCTCATCGACCTGTCGCTGCGCGCGTTGCTGAATCCGGGCGACGAAGTGCTGCTGCCCTCGCCCGACTACCCGCTGTGGTCGGCGGCGACCATCCTCAACGACGGTCGCCCGGTCTATTACCGCTGCCTGCCGGAGAACGGCTTCCTGCCGGATCCGGACGAGATCGCTTCGCTGATCTCCAGCCGCACTCGCGCGATCGTCCTGATCAACCCGAACAATCCGACCGGCGCCGCGTATCCGCGCGAGCTGTTGGAGAAGATCGTCGCCATCGCCCAGCGCCACAAGCTGCTGCTGATGTGCGACGAGATCTACGACTCCATCCTGTACGGCGACGCGCAGTTCACGCCGATCGCACCGATCGCCGGCGACCTGCCGTGCCTGTCGTTCGGTGGCCTGAGCAAGGTGCATCGCGCCTGCGGCTGGCGCGTGGGCTGGGCGGTGCTGTCGGGCGACCCCGTCGCCAGCGGCAACCTGCATCACGCGATGGACCTGCTCGGCGCGCTGCGCCTGTGCGCCAACGTGCCGGGTCAGTTCGCGATCGAAGCGGCGCTGCACGGCGAGGACACCATCGCACCGCTGTGCGCGCCGGGCGGCCGCTTGTTCGAGGCACGCCGCGCGGTGATCGAATCGGTCGCGCAGAGCAGCCACCTGCAGCTGGTCGCGCCGGCTGGCGCGCTGTATGCGTTCCCGGCGGTGACGGGTGCGGCGGCGAACGGTTTCGACGACCACCGCTTCGCGCTGGAGCTGCTGGAAACCGAAGACGTGCTGGTGGTGCCGGGTTCGAGCTTCAACGTGCCCTACCGCAACCACTTCCGCGTCACCCTGCTGCCGCA
- a CDS encoding DUF1254 domain-containing protein, with the protein MRMRLAASAVVLALVSTACGPRDAPQPTGDAAQPAPVPTPAATPPEPAATPAPVPGAIPVTVDNFVRAESDSYIGSMVKDAGGLGKLLHRREPAPLDKQTVIRLNRDTLYSSAVFDLDAGPATITLPDAKGRFQSLQFINQDQYAWTEYGAGPHTVDRKKVGTRYVVAGIRTLVDPGDPKDVEAVHALQDAITVSQPGGPGSFEAPKWDAVSQKKVRDALLALGSTLPDFRHAFGSKEQVDPVRRLIGAGAAWGGNPDKDAVYLNITPTGNDGKTVYTLDVRDVPVEAFWSVSVYNAQGYYEQNAYNAYTINNLTAKKEADGSVRIQFGGCDGKIANCLPIVPGWNYTVRLYRPKAAILDGSWKFPEPKPVG; encoded by the coding sequence ATGCGTATGCGTCTCGCCGCGAGTGCAGTGGTCCTGGCCCTCGTTTCCACTGCATGCGGGCCGCGCGATGCACCTCAACCCACGGGCGATGCCGCGCAACCGGCACCCGTGCCGACACCCGCGGCCACACCGCCGGAGCCCGCTGCGACGCCTGCACCGGTGCCGGGCGCGATTCCGGTCACGGTCGACAACTTCGTGCGTGCCGAGTCCGACAGCTACATCGGCTCGATGGTCAAGGACGCTGGTGGGCTGGGCAAGCTGCTGCACCGGCGCGAACCGGCGCCGCTCGACAAACAGACCGTCATCCGCCTCAACCGCGACACGCTGTACAGCTCGGCGGTGTTCGACCTGGACGCCGGTCCCGCGACGATCACGCTGCCTGATGCCAAGGGGCGCTTCCAGTCGCTCCAGTTCATCAACCAGGATCAATACGCGTGGACCGAGTACGGCGCCGGTCCGCACACCGTCGACAGGAAGAAGGTGGGCACTCGCTACGTCGTGGCCGGCATCCGCACGCTGGTCGATCCCGGCGATCCGAAGGATGTCGAGGCCGTGCATGCGCTGCAGGATGCGATCACCGTGAGCCAGCCAGGCGGGCCGGGGTCGTTCGAGGCGCCGAAGTGGGATGCGGTCAGTCAGAAGAAGGTGCGCGACGCGCTCCTCGCGTTGGGTTCGACCTTGCCCGATTTCCGGCACGCCTTCGGTTCCAAGGAGCAGGTCGATCCAGTGCGCCGCCTGATCGGCGCCGGCGCGGCATGGGGCGGCAATCCCGACAAGGACGCGGTCTACCTCAACATCACGCCGACCGGAAACGACGGCAAGACGGTCTACACGCTGGACGTGAGGGACGTGCCGGTCGAGGCGTTCTGGTCGGTCAGCGTCTACAACGCGCAGGGCTATTACGAGCAGAACGCGTACAACGCCTACACCATCAACAACCTCACCGCGAAGAAGGAAGCCGACGGTTCGGTGCGGATCCAGTTCGGCGGCTGCGATGGCAAGATCGCCAACTGCCTGCCGATCGTGCCGGGCTGGAACTACACCGTGCGCCTGTATCGTCCGAAGGCGGCGATCCTCGACGGCAGCTGGAAATTCCCGGAACCCAAACCCGTCGGCTGA
- a CDS encoding SLC13 family permease — translation MSTELQLVLFLLAGAIVMFSLGRPRTDVVALMMMAVLPFTGAIDIGDAIAGFSDPNIVLIALLFVIGEGLVRTGVAQRLGELIVRHAGDSETRLIVALMTVVAIVGSVMSSTGVIAIFIPVVLRICRSSGIAPGRLMMPLSAAALVSGMMTLVATAPNLVVNAELIRDAHQGFQFFDFTPFGVIVLIVAIGYMLIARRWLATGATTHGPSSQPRLADWIHDYALAARAYRVRVREDSPLVGRAASELEDDELKGLLVLAVEQPGRFGRTLLSSPMGARVSAGDALLLDIQDPRVDSVMLFRGLRVEPLPLSGSYFSGYTNDIGMAEMMIPANSPLVGATARQARLRARHELAVIGLKHGRNAEVRNVGDERFEIGDTLLVAGPWAVIRALGSGPSRLILLGLPAEFDDVAPAAARAPFALLILLATIAMMVTGIVPNVHAALIGCLLMGAFGCVDLRSAYRAIHWPSLVLIVGVLPFSIALQRTGGVDLAASVLLGAVGEASPRVVLAALFFVTAVLGMFISNTAVAVLMAPVALALADHMGASPQAFAMTVALAASTAFMTPVSSPVNALVVGPGGYRFIDFIRIGTPLAVLVMVVTVALVPLFFGF, via the coding sequence ATGTCCACCGAACTGCAGCTGGTCCTGTTCCTGCTGGCGGGCGCGATCGTGATGTTCTCGCTGGGACGGCCGCGCACGGACGTGGTCGCGCTGATGATGATGGCGGTGCTGCCGTTCACCGGCGCGATCGACATCGGCGATGCGATCGCCGGGTTCTCCGATCCGAACATCGTGCTGATCGCGTTGCTGTTCGTGATCGGCGAAGGGCTGGTGCGCACCGGCGTCGCGCAGCGGCTGGGCGAACTCATCGTCCGCCATGCCGGAGACAGCGAAACGCGGCTGATCGTCGCACTGATGACGGTAGTGGCGATCGTCGGATCGGTGATGAGTTCCACCGGCGTGATCGCGATCTTCATCCCGGTGGTGCTGCGCATCTGCCGCAGCAGCGGGATCGCGCCGGGACGATTGATGATGCCGCTCAGCGCGGCGGCGCTGGTGAGCGGCATGATGACGCTCGTCGCGACCGCGCCCAACCTCGTCGTCAATGCCGAACTGATCCGCGACGCGCACCAGGGCTTCCAGTTCTTCGACTTCACGCCGTTCGGCGTGATCGTGCTGATCGTCGCCATCGGCTACATGCTGATCGCGCGGCGTTGGCTCGCGACCGGTGCGACGACGCACGGCCCCTCCAGCCAGCCGCGTCTTGCCGACTGGATCCACGACTACGCCCTCGCCGCGCGCGCGTACCGGGTGCGCGTGCGCGAGGATTCGCCGCTGGTCGGGCGTGCGGCTTCGGAACTGGAAGACGACGAGCTCAAGGGTCTGCTGGTTCTGGCGGTGGAACAGCCGGGACGGTTCGGGCGCACGCTGCTGTCCTCGCCGATGGGCGCGCGGGTGAGCGCGGGCGATGCATTGCTGCTCGACATCCAGGATCCGCGCGTGGACTCGGTGATGCTGTTCCGTGGCCTGCGGGTGGAACCGTTGCCGCTGTCGGGCAGCTATTTTTCCGGATACACCAACGACATCGGCATGGCGGAGATGATGATCCCCGCGAATTCGCCGCTGGTCGGCGCGACCGCGCGGCAGGCACGGCTGCGTGCGCGCCATGAGCTGGCGGTGATCGGCCTCAAGCACGGACGCAACGCGGAAGTGCGCAACGTCGGCGACGAGCGCTTCGAGATCGGCGACACGCTACTGGTCGCCGGACCGTGGGCGGTGATCCGCGCGCTTGGATCGGGTCCGAGCCGATTGATCCTGCTCGGGCTTCCGGCGGAGTTCGACGACGTCGCACCGGCCGCGGCGCGCGCGCCGTTCGCGCTGCTGATCCTGCTGGCGACCATCGCGATGATGGTGACCGGCATCGTGCCCAACGTGCACGCGGCACTGATCGGTTGCCTGCTGATGGGCGCGTTCGGCTGCGTCGACCTGCGCAGTGCGTATCGCGCGATTCACTGGCCGAGCCTGGTACTGATCGTCGGCGTGCTGCCGTTCTCGATCGCGCTGCAGCGCACGGGCGGCGTCGACCTTGCGGCTTCCGTGCTGCTCGGCGCCGTCGGCGAGGCCAGTCCGCGCGTGGTGCTCGCAGCGCTGTTCTTCGTCACCGCCGTGCTGGGGATGTTCATCTCCAACACCGCCGTCGCAGTGCTGATGGCGCCCGTCGCGCTGGCGTTGGCCGACCACATGGGCGCATCGCCGCAGGCGTTCGCGATGACCGTTGCGCTGGCCGCATCGACCGCGTTCATGACGCCGGTGTCGTCGCCGGTGAACGCACTCGTCGTCGGTCCCGGCGGCTATCGCTTCATCGATTTCATCCGCATCGGCACACCGCTCGCGGTGCTCGTCATGGTGGTGACGGTCGCACTGGTGCCGCTGTTCTTTGGCTTCTAG
- a CDS encoding flavohemoglobin expression-modulating QEGLA motif protein, with product MTDLAPDIAHHAALDARMVEAAREIRLLARVSWPAGQEQHFLADYARGVVKLPQPEYPKLDNSATRAELDAIAAQADPQHPLGQYLIESARSWSIAAALCERLGTPEVCEQSVILFGRPDECLPGDGPTTRDAARHFISIADELDHELMAPAEHVTISATALQLQLQRELDDYFDGRMIEVVLDPDLIAKAAAGATRIRLRHGAAFSDYDRHQLLQHEAFVHSLTALNGREQPVLASMALSSPRITATQEGLATFAEQITGAIDIGRMKRISLRIEAVAMALGGADFIEVFRYFLGAGQTPEDSFASAQRVFRGVPTTGGHAFTKDTVYLRGLVGVHTFFRWALREQKLQLCRWLFAGKMTLADVQRFEPLFAAGVLKPARWLPQWVARANGLAGMLAFSLFANRIRLDRIVADGHVPDL from the coding sequence ATGACCGACCTCGCGCCCGACATCGCCCATCACGCCGCGCTCGATGCGCGCATGGTCGAGGCGGCGCGCGAGATCCGCCTGCTCGCGCGGGTGAGCTGGCCGGCGGGGCAGGAACAGCATTTCCTCGCCGATTACGCGCGCGGCGTGGTCAAGCTGCCGCAGCCGGAGTATCCCAAGCTCGACAACAGCGCGACGCGCGCCGAACTCGACGCCATCGCCGCGCAGGCCGATCCGCAGCATCCGCTCGGCCAGTACCTGATCGAATCCGCGCGCAGCTGGTCGATCGCCGCCGCGCTGTGCGAGCGTTTGGGCACGCCGGAGGTCTGCGAGCAGTCGGTGATCCTGTTCGGTCGTCCCGACGAATGCCTGCCCGGCGACGGCCCGACCACGCGCGACGCCGCGCGGCACTTCATTTCCATCGCCGACGAACTCGACCACGAGCTGATGGCGCCGGCCGAGCACGTCACCATCTCGGCCACCGCGCTGCAGCTGCAATTGCAGCGTGAGCTGGACGATTACTTCGACGGACGCATGATCGAAGTGGTGCTGGACCCGGACCTGATCGCCAAGGCCGCGGCCGGCGCGACCCGGATCCGCCTGCGCCACGGCGCCGCGTTCAGCGACTACGACCGCCACCAGCTGCTGCAGCACGAGGCGTTCGTGCATTCGCTGACCGCGTTGAACGGCCGCGAACAGCCTGTCCTGGCGAGCATGGCCCTGTCCTCGCCGCGCATCACCGCGACGCAGGAAGGGCTGGCGACCTTCGCCGAGCAGATCACCGGCGCCATCGACATCGGCCGCATGAAGCGCATCAGCCTGCGCATCGAGGCGGTGGCGATGGCGTTGGGCGGGGCGGATTTCATCGAGGTCTTCCGCTACTTCCTCGGTGCCGGGCAGACCCCGGAGGACAGCTTCGCCTCGGCGCAGCGCGTGTTCCGCGGCGTCCCGACCACCGGCGGCCACGCTTTCACCAAGGACACCGTCTACCTGCGCGGGCTGGTCGGCGTGCACACCTTCTTCCGCTGGGCCCTGCGCGAACAGAAGCTGCAACTGTGCCGCTGGCTGTTCGCCGGCAAGATGACCCTGGCCGACGTGCAGCGCTTCGAGCCGCTGTTCGCGGCCGGCGTGCTCAAGCCCGCGCGCTGGCTGCCGCAGTGGGTCGCCCGCGCCAACGGCCTGGCCGGGATGCTGGCGTTCTCGCTGTTCGCCAACCGGATCCGCCTGGACCGGATCGTGGCCGACGGCCACGTACCGGATCTGTGA
- a CDS encoding NADP-dependent malic enzyme: protein MSEQSPSAANELKQAALDYHRLSPPGKIKVTATKPMVTQRDLALAYSPGVAFACEAIVEDPNRASELTARGNLVAVISNGTAVLGLGDIGPLAGKPVMEGKGVLFQKFAGIDVFDIEIDERDPDKLVDIIASLEPTFGGINLEDIKAPECFIVERKLRERMKIPVFHDDQHGTAIIVGAAVLNALAVVGKDIGTVKVATTGAGAAGIACLDMLVALGVKKEHITAFDRDGVIYAGRDHLDPDKARYARDTNARSLAEIVAGADIFLGLSAGGILKPEMVATMADKPVILALANPYPEILPEDAKKVRPDCIIATGRSDYPNQVNNALCFPYIFRGALDVGATGINEAMKLACVHAIAQLAREESADLGAAYGGEAPEFGAEYLIPRPFDPRLLVKLAPAVARAAMESGVAKRPIEDMVVYEEKLGQFIYRTGLVMKPVYDRARSDRKRVVYAEGEEETVLRAVQTVIDEKLADPILIGRPDVIDTRIKRLGLRMRAGVDFELTNINDDPRFNDYWQQYHALTERRGVSPAAAKNLLRSRPTLIAALMVERGEADAMICGLVGRFHKKLGYLRSVFDFDRGVTGTAAMTGVINDQGVWFFLDTHVQCEPTAEQIAEATLQASFRLKLFGIEPKVALLSHSNFGSHDNASAAKMRKVFQLIKQRYPKLEVDGEMQADTAWDEELRHRIFPNTLLKGRANLFVMPNLDAANITYNMVRVMTEGVAIGPILMGLDKPAHILTPASTPRRVVNMTAIAAVDAQIRASLAHTP, encoded by the coding sequence ATGTCCGAACAGTCGCCGTCCGCCGCCAACGAGCTCAAGCAAGCCGCGCTCGATTACCACCGCCTCTCGCCTCCGGGCAAGATCAAGGTCACCGCGACCAAGCCGATGGTGACCCAGCGCGACCTCGCCCTGGCGTACTCGCCCGGCGTGGCCTTCGCCTGCGAGGCGATCGTGGAGGACCCCAACCGCGCCAGCGAGCTGACCGCGCGCGGCAACCTGGTGGCGGTCATCAGCAACGGCACCGCCGTGCTCGGCCTGGGCGACATCGGCCCGCTCGCCGGCAAGCCGGTGATGGAAGGCAAGGGCGTGCTGTTCCAGAAGTTCGCCGGCATCGACGTGTTCGACATCGAGATCGACGAGCGCGACCCGGACAAGCTCGTCGACATCATCGCCAGCCTCGAGCCCACCTTCGGCGGCATCAACCTCGAGGACATCAAGGCGCCGGAATGCTTCATCGTCGAGCGCAAGCTGCGCGAGCGGATGAAGATCCCGGTCTTCCACGACGACCAGCACGGCACCGCGATCATCGTCGGCGCCGCGGTGCTCAACGCACTGGCGGTGGTCGGCAAGGACATTGGCACGGTGAAGGTGGCCACCACCGGCGCGGGCGCGGCGGGCATCGCCTGCCTCGACATGCTGGTCGCGCTGGGAGTGAAGAAGGAACACATCACCGCGTTCGACCGCGACGGCGTGATCTACGCCGGCCGCGATCATCTGGACCCGGACAAGGCCCGTTACGCGCGCGATACGAACGCGCGTTCGCTGGCCGAGATCGTGGCCGGCGCGGACATCTTCCTGGGCCTGTCGGCCGGCGGCATCCTCAAGCCGGAGATGGTCGCGACGATGGCGGACAAGCCGGTCATCCTCGCGCTGGCCAATCCGTATCCGGAGATCCTGCCGGAGGACGCGAAGAAGGTCCGCCCGGACTGCATCATCGCGACCGGCCGTTCGGACTACCCGAACCAGGTCAACAACGCGCTGTGCTTCCCCTACATCTTCCGTGGCGCGCTCGACGTCGGCGCGACCGGCATCAACGAAGCGATGAAGCTCGCCTGCGTGCACGCCATCGCACAGCTCGCGCGCGAGGAATCGGCCGACCTCGGCGCGGCCTACGGCGGTGAAGCGCCGGAGTTCGGCGCCGAGTACCTGATCCCGCGTCCGTTCGATCCGCGCCTGCTGGTCAAGCTCGCGCCGGCGGTTGCGCGCGCGGCGATGGAGTCGGGCGTGGCGAAGCGCCCGATCGAGGACATGGTCGTCTACGAGGAAAAGCTCGGCCAGTTCATCTACCGCACCGGCCTGGTGATGAAGCCGGTCTACGACCGCGCGCGCAGCGATCGCAAGCGCGTGGTCTATGCCGAGGGCGAGGAAGAGACCGTGCTGCGCGCCGTGCAGACCGTGATCGACGAGAAGCTCGCCGATCCGATCCTGATCGGCCGCCCGGACGTGATCGACACGCGCATCAAGCGCCTCGGCCTGCGCATGCGCGCGGGCGTGGATTTCGAACTCACCAACATCAACGACGATCCGCGCTTCAACGACTACTGGCAGCAGTACCACGCGCTGACCGAACGTCGCGGCGTGTCGCCGGCCGCGGCGAAGAACCTGCTGCGCTCGCGTCCGACGCTGATCGCCGCGCTGATGGTCGAGCGCGGCGAAGCCGACGCGATGATCTGCGGCCTGGTCGGCCGCTTCCACAAGAAGCTGGGCTACCTGCGCAGCGTGTTCGACTTCGACCGCGGCGTCACCGGCACCGCGGCGATGACCGGCGTCATCAACGACCAGGGCGTGTGGTTCTTCCTCGACACGCACGTGCAGTGCGAGCCCACCGCCGAACAGATCGCCGAGGCGACGCTGCAGGCCTCGTTCCGCCTGAAGCTGTTCGGCATCGAGCCCAAGGTCGCGCTGCTCTCGCACAGCAACTTCGGCAGCCACGACAACGCGTCGGCGGCGAAGATGCGCAAGGTGTTCCAGCTGATCAAGCAGCGTTATCCGAAGCTGGAAGTCGACGGCGAAATGCAGGCCGACACCGCGTGGGACGAGGAGCTGCGCCACCGCATCTTCCCGAACACGCTGCTCAAGGGTCGCGCCAACCTCTTCGTGATGCCCAACCTCGACGCCGCCAACATCACCTACAACATGGTGCGGGTGATGACCGAGGGCGTGGCGATCGGCCCGATCCTGATGGGCCTGGACAAGCCGGCGCACATCCTGACGCCGGCTTCCACCCCGCGTCGCGTGGTCAACATGACCGCGATCGCGGCCGTCGACGCGCAGATCCGCGCGTCGCTGGCGCATACGCCGTAA